Genomic DNA from Opitutaceae bacterium:
AGCGTGCATCCAAACGAGCCTCCGCGATCCCCGAGTTCCAGGCTGATGAAGGGATTGCCATTCGAGGCGACCTTGGACGCGAGCTTCCTGATCACCAGGAGTGCGGTGAACGGCCTGCCGGGCACGGGAGCCGATGCCTTGAGTTCGCGTACCGATTGAAGAGGGCTGTCGTCAGGCATGCGGAGTTCCGAGGCAAGGGGATGAGAGTGAGAAGGCAATCGCGGAAATCATGCATTCAGCCGAAGTAGCGCCTGCGGGCCTTCACCTGCACGAAGCGCCGGTCCGGGAGCACGAATGCCGTCAGGTGGCCGCCAAGCACACAGGCTGTGTCAATTCCCGCGGACCACTTCAACGGGTATATTTCCGGGCGGGGGGTGTGTCCGTAGACCACGTAGGGAGGGCCCTTCCAGAGGTCCGCCCAAGCGGGGCAGTTTTCGCAGTCCGCACGCTTGCGCGGTTTGCCGGCTGCATCGATCACTTGAATCCTCGTCACCACGCTGGCCGGCTGGCTCTGCCATGGGGAGTCGGGAAGGAATCCTCCGTGAACGAAGACCGTTTGAGCTTCCCCCACAAAATGCGTGAGTGGCATTTGCTCCAGGTAGATCCAATCCTCCGGACGCAATTTGGAAAGGGTGTCCGCGTCGGTCTCGCGAAGCAGGTCCCGGTTGCCTGTCCGGCGAAACTCCAGCAGCCTCATTTCGTGGTTACCCAGGAGCGACAAGGCGCGATACTGCCTGGCGAGATCGATGACACGCAGGCTGTCCGGGCCCCGGTTCACCAGGTCTCCAAGAAGTATGATTTGATCCTTGGGAGTCGGCGACAGCCGCCTGAGCAATTCGGCGAACTCCGCATGGCAGCCATGTATGTCGCCGATGGCGATGATGCGTCCGTTCATGCGATATCCGTTGATTTTTGCTAGCTTCGCGATGGACGCAAAGTAAACAATCAAGCCTATGGAGTTGAATTTACAGCCGCTGGGGGAGGCTTGCGCGGTGAGCGGGCGCACCTTTTCCGCAGGTGACCGCGTCGTGAGTTATCTTGTTCGCGAACCGGCCAGCCTCGAAATCCATCGCTGCGATGTCGCCGAAGCCGAGCATGATCGTTTCGATTCGCCGGGCGTGGTGGTGTGCCGCTGGGTTCATTCCTTCAAGCCGCGCAAGCCAGGCGAGAATGCCGACCGAGCGTTGAAGCTGACGGCGGAGACACTGTTTCTGACCCTGGCGGATCCCGCCAATGAACCCTCTCCGGAGAATACGCGCCTGCTGCAGTTCCTGGCATTGATGCTCGAGCGCAAGCGTGTGGTCCGCCCCAAGGGACGCAGCGCCGATGGCATGCGCACGGTGATTGAACACGTGAGGTCAAAGCAGCTGTTCGAGATTCCCGCCACCGAGCTCACGCCCGAATTTTTCACGCAGGTGCAGGCACAGCTCAGCATCCTGGTGGGTACGAAATCAGGCGGCCAGGCCCCGGCATCACCGACTGACGGACCGGAGGGGGAATGTGCGGTTGGGTCGGAGGGATGATCCGGCTGGGCAAGAGGGTCGGTATCGCGCCGCCATGCACCTCCAATGTGGGTGGATGAAAACAGTGGTGGAGGGGCACGCTTTGTCGCGACCCGGGGACGGGCGTTGCACAAAAGCGACAGACAACTTTCGCGCGGTTTCGCGGCACACGCGGATCGTGGGAGATCAGTCGACCGATCAGCAGCGGGTCGGCGATGTGCGCCGCCAGTAGTTCGCCCAGTTGAGCGCGAAGCAGGCGAGCGCGAAGACGGCCATCGTGGTGTAGGCCCAGGCGGGCGAGCCGAGGTGGTGCATGCACCAGCCAAGGATCAGGGGCGGGAAGAATCCGCCGAGCGCCCCGAGGCAGCTCACGAAGCCGATGACCGCTCCGGCCTCCGCTCCCATCACACTGGGTATGATCTTGAAGATGGATCCATTGCCCAGTCCCGCCGCGGCGCAGAGGATCATGATCGTCCAGAAAAATCCCTGGAATGCGTCGGGCTCCAGAAACTGGGAGAGGCTGAATCCGCAAACCGCCATGACTGCGATGCTCGTCGCGGTGACGGATCCCGCGCTCCAGCGATCGGCCAGCCATCCTCCGAGCGGCCGGGTGAGCGTCGCCACGAGCACGGCAAAGGGAGAGTACAGGAAGGGATTGGGAGGGCCTCCGGGCGCATTCGCGAACACCTCCGTGATGATGAGCGGCAGTGACGCGCCCATGGCGACAAAGGCACCGAACGTCAGGAAGTAGAGCGTCGACAGAATCCAGGTGTGTTTGCGTTTTGCGACGACTAGCTGCGACGCAAGAGACTTCGCGGGCTGCGGGTAGTTCTTTGTTCCAAACCACAGTGCCGCGGCACAAACGAGGATCACCGGCACCCAGACAAACGCGGCGTTGCTCAGCCAGACTGTCCGCGAGGCTCCGTTCGGCAGTGCAAGCGTCAGCGGCCCGCCCGACAATCCGCCAAAAACCGCGGCCCCCACGATCGCCGGTATGATGAACTGGGCGAGTGTCACACCGAGATTGCCGAGGCCGTTGATGCCCAGCGCCGATCCCTGCAGCTGCCTGGGAAACCAGAGGGTGACCGTCGCCATGGAGGTTGCAAAGTTTGCGCCAGCGATGCCCGTCAGCGACGCCCAGAACAGCAGGGTACCGAAGGAGGTTGAGGGATCGCGCAGCGCCATTCCGGTGCCAATGCACGGCACGAGCATCAGGAGCGTCACGACGGTGTAGGAATTCCGGCTTCCGAATCGGGAGACGATCAGTCCGTACGGAATGCGCAGGAGCGAACCGAGCAGCACGGGAGCGGCGGTGAGCCAGAAGCGCTGCTGCGGGGATATGGCGAAGCCGGCGGATGAGAGTTTTATGGCGATCGCCGACCACATGAACCACACGGCAAACGCCAGCGCGAGCGAGACGGCGCTGATGACCAGGGTCCGCCAGGCGAGGCCGACGTTGGCGAAGGGCTCCGCCTTTTCCGGCACGAGGGCGAGTCGCAGCGGCTGCGGCATGAATCGCAGCAGTCCGGCGCCGCCGAGAAACAGGGCGAGCGATGCGTAGAACGCCGGCCACACGATGCTGAGGTCGCCGCCCAGCGCGGTGTTGAGCACCGCGGTCAGGAGCCAGACCTGGAGCGAAACGATGAGGATCAGGACACCGATGATGCCAACGAAGAGGGTGTTGGTCTTGTTCGGGTGCGCCTGGCTCTGCGCTCGGCGATACGTGCTCATGGCTGTCAGGCGGAGCTGCCGGAGAGTTCGGCCACGTAGATCTGGTCGTCGCGCACGAGCACGGCCAGTTGCGGCAGGGGACGCGGCGGCGGGCCTTGGATGACCTCGCCGGTTCGCGCATCAAACCAGCCATTGTGGCACGGACACTCGATCTTTCCCGTGCCGGGCTTGTAGAACACGGCGCAGGCGAGGTGTGTGCACTTTTGTTCGAAGGCGCGCCATTCACCCGACTCGAGATGGATCAGGATGTAGGGCGTGGCCGATCCGGGCACGGTGAAGCCGTGGGTTCCGCCGGGCGGCACGTCGGCCAGGCGGCAGACCGGATGCTCGCCAACGATGCGATGCGGCGGCATGAGCCTGTCCTTCACCGCGACGAAGGCCGTGCCGGCGCAGAGTCCGCCGGAAACGAGGCAGAGAAATTTTGCGAACTCACGTCGCGACACATGCGTGGCCTCCACGCGCTCGTGGGGAAAGTCGGTCTCCCAGGCTGGCCTGGGCTTCAGCGGGGCGTTGGCTTGTTCTTCCATGGGGATCAGTCCACCCGCAGCGCGATGCTGCCGGCGGGCATCATGATGTTGACCTTGGTGCGCACGGTCTGTGCGCCAAAGATAAAGGTGTTCACGGGGGTGCTGTTGGGCCGCATCCGGGACATCTTCTCGCGTTTTCCAAACCACAGCGCACCGCTCGGGCAGACCGTCGCGCACATGGGGCGCTTGCCCGCGCTGGTCCGGTCGTAGCACATGTTGCACTTCATCATGATCTGCGTCGTCTCCATCTTCTTGGGCACGCCGAACGGGCAGGCCAGGACGCAGTTCGCGCAGGAAATGCAGCGGGCGGTGTTCGCCGTGTGCACGATTCCAAATTCATCCTTGGTGATCGCATCGGCGGGACAGACCCGCGCGCAGGCGGGATCCTCGCAGTGCATGCAGACCTGCACGGAGGTCTGCGGGCTGACGGCTCGATCGACGTAGTCCACATGGATCATCGACGTCTGGCCGTTGGTCTCGCATTCCGCGCAGGCCATTTCGCAGGCGCGGCAGCCGATGCACCGCTGCGGATCAACAAAGAACTCCTCGTCGGTCTTGATCTGCGTGTTTTGCATCGCGGGGATCAGGCGCTTGCGAAGGCGGCGGCCCGTTCGGACTGCGGGGCGGGTTTGCCCAGCGGATGGAGCTGCGCGGCGCAGACCTTGAACTCGGGGATCTTCGAGATCGGATCCAGTTCGCCGGAGGTGAGCTGGTTGGCGGATTTTTTGCCGGGCCAGTGGTAGGGAACAAAAACCGTGTCGGGGCGGATCGTCTCGACGATCTGCGCCGGGAACTCGGCCGAGCCGCGCCGCGTGGCGACACGCACGAGATCGCCGTCACGAATGCCATACTTCGCCGCCATCGTGGGATGGATTTCCAGCATGGGCTCCGGGTACTGGTCGACCAGGCGTCCGATCCGCCGCGTCTGCGTGCCGCTGAGATACTGGGAGACCACGCGTCCGGTTGTCAGGATGACGGGATATTCGCTGTCGGTCGTTTCACCCGGATCGCGGTATGACACGGGATTGAAGTGCGCTTTCCCGTCGGGCGTCGCGAACTTGCGGTCCTCCCACAGGCGCGGCGTGCCGGGGTGATCGAGAGTGGGGCAGGGCCAGAAGACGCCCATGGTTTTTTCAATCTTTTCGTAGGTGATGCCGAAGTAGTCGGCGGTGCCGCCCTGCGAGGCGTGGCGGAGCTCGGTGAAAATCGACTCCGAGTCCTGGAACGCGAATTTGTCGCCGGCGCCCAGGCGGCGGGCGAGTTCGAGAAGGATCTCCGTGTCGGTGCGCGCCTCGCCCGGCGGTGTAACAGCCTGGCGGATACGCACGACGCGACCCTCGGCCGTGGTGACGGTGCCGTCCTCCTCCTCGTGCAGCGATCCCGCGAGAACGATGTCGGCATGCCGCGCGGTTTCGTTGAGGAAGAAGTCTATGGCGGTGTAGTGCTCGAGTTTTTCGAAGGCGGCGCGGACGTAGTTGTTGTTGGGAAGTGAAACCAGCGGGTTGAAGCAGATCGTGATGAGCCCCCGGATCTCGCCGCGGTGAATGGCCTCGATGATCTCGTAGGCGGTGAGGCCCTTGTGCGGGATCTCGGGCTCGGGCACGCCCCAGACGCGGGCGATGTGCGCGCGATGCTCCGGATTCTCGATGTCGCGGTTGCCGGGAAGCTGGTCGCATTTGTGCCCGTGTTCGCGTCCGCCCTGGCCGTTCCCCTGGCCGGTGATCGTGCCGTAGCCGCAGTACGGCCTGCCGATGCGGCCGGTCGCGAGCACGAGGTTGATGCAGGAGAGGACGTTCTCGACGCCCTTCGTGTGATGCTCGATGCCGCGCGCGTGCAGCAGGAAACTGGTCTTGGCGCGACCCCACATCTCCGCGGCCTTCATGATGTCGCGGGCGGGGATTCCGGTCTCTCGCTCCGCCCAGGCGAGGTCGTAGTCCTTGACGGCGGCGGCGGTGGCGTCGAATCCCGTGGTGTGCCGGGCGATGAAGTCGTGGTCGAGCCAGTCGTGTTTCACCAACTGGTGCAGCAGTGCGCCGTAGAGTGCGGAGTCGCGCCCCGGGCGCACGGGCAGGTGCAGATCGGCGGTGCGCGCGATGGGCGTCTGCCGCGGGTCGACCACGATCAGCTTCGCCCCGTTGTCGCGCGCCTGCCAGATCCAGTGGGTGAGGGTCGGGAAGGTCTCGCTGACATTTGTGCCGCAGATCATGATGACCTCCGCGTGGGCGAGGTCGGCGTAGGTGTTCGATGCGCGGTCGAGGCCGAAGGCCTTCTTGTTTCCGGCGCCGGCGCTCACCATGCAGAGGCGGCCGTTGTAGTCGAGGTTGCGCGTCTTCAGCGCGAGCCGCGCGAATTTGCCGACCAGGTAGCTCTTTTCGTTTGTCAGCGAGACGCCGGAAAGCATGCCGAAGGCGTGGGGACCGTGCTCGGCCTGGATGCGCCGGATCGCCGACACGGTGCGGTCCATGGCGGCATCCCAGTCGATCCTGCGGAAGCCGGTGCCCTCGACGCGCTCGATCGGATGCAGCAGACGGTCGGGGTGGTTGTTCTGAAGGTAGCGCTGCACGCCCTTGGGGCAGAGCCGGCCCTCGTTGTAGGGGAATTCCTCCCACGGATCGAAGCCGACGACGCGGTTGTTTTTGACCAGCAGCTTGATGCCGCACTGCATGCCGCAGAAGCAGCAGTGTGTCTTGACGACGCGGTCCGGCTCGTCGCGGCCGGGGAATCCCTGCTGCGGCGGGTAGTTCTTGTGCGGGCCGAAAGCGGCGATGAGCTGTTCGGGCGATGCGGGCAGTCTGGCCATGATCTACGGGAAGGGATTCAGCCGAAGAGGCTGCCGGAGCTCCTGCGGGCGGCGAGGTGGGCCTTGGCGAGCGCGGCGCGTTTTCCCTGCGGACTCAACTGCAGGTGCGACGAGCCGTTCTCGAGCGTGAAGTTGTAGCCCAGTTCTCCGGTGATCGACTTCAGGTCGTCGATGTGCAGTTGCGACGCGAAGGCCTCCTCCGTGTGCGGGCAGACCGCCTGCGGGCCCAGTGCGCCCTCGCGACGGTAGATCGCCACGCCGAGCTGGGCGGGACGCTGGAAGATGTGGAAAAATTTTCCGAACGGCATCCAGAGCAGGAAGAGGATGACGACGATGGCGTGCGTGATCGCCATGAACTGGTGCGCGCGGCCCTGCATGAACTCGTAGTCCCAGGTGAGGCCGAGACCGGTGACCGCGATGGCCGCGAGCAGGATGAGCGGCAGGATGTCGCCCTCGAAGGTCTGGATGGCGATCTGCCCGGCATCGGTCAGGCGGCGGCGCATCATCATGCCCAGGCCGGCGATGATCATCACCGAGGACCAGTTCAGGACGTGGAAGATATTGGCCGCGATGAAGGTGTTGAGGGGAAAGCTGAAGAGCGTGAATCCGAAGACGTGGGCCTCGTAGGTGTCGATGGTGCCCGGCATGAGGGTGAAGTGGATCCAGCCGAAGGTCAGCGGGAAGGTGACGGCGAATGCGATGACGCAGCCCCAGGCGATCAGCATGTGACCGGCCCAGCGGACGAGGCCACGCTTCCGAATGAAGGATTGTGCAGCCATGTCCTCGAATCCGCGCCGGACAAGCGCCCAGCCGTGCCCGAGCATGCGGCCTGTGTAGAAGAACTGCCATCCCCTCTTCCAGTAGAGGCGCGTCGGTGGACGCTGGAGCCAGACATCGTAGCGGTAGACAAGCCCGAACCAGGCGAACACCGAGCCGAAGAGGTAGGCGATCAGCGCGGCGTCGAAGTTCTGCAGGTTGCGCGAGCCGACGAGGATGGCACCCGTCAGGGCGAGCGTGGCGATGGCGGCGACCATCAGCGCCCGAAGATTCAGCGTGGTAAACATCGTCCAGGAAGGAGAGCAGGACTATTGCACATCGGATCTGAAAACGAAGAACACCCGTCGCCGGAAGGACTGTCCAGCCCTATCCGCGCAGTATGCGGCCATGATCGCCACTCCAACCGCAATCGAACTGTTGGGGTCAAATCCGAGGCGAATCGGTGAAAGAATTCCGGTTCCTGCGAGTGGAGGTGTTATGGCTCAGCTACGCGACCAGGCCTTTTCGAGGAAGTGGAGAAAATTGCCGTGGGCGATGGCTTCGGTGTCTGCCGTTGAGTATCCGCGCTCGCGCAGCAGGGCAGGGAGACGTTGCAGATCGGCGATGGTATCCAGGTCGGCGGGGCTCTGCTCGCGGCCGAATTCACCATCGAGATCGCTGCCAATGCCGCAATGCCGGGCATTGCCGGCCAGTTGGCACACATGATCCATGTGGTCGATCGCATGCCGCAGATGGACCTGGGCGCCTTCGGGCGTGCTTTTCCCGAGAACCCAACCCGGGCGCATCATCCAGGTGTCAAGGCAGGTTCCGAGGACGGCGCCACGCTCGATCAATGCCTTGATTTGTTCGTCCGAAAACTGCCGATTGTGGGGCACGAGTTGCCGGCAGTTCTGATGGCTTGCCCAAATCGGTCCCTGGAAATGGTCGAGTGCCTCCCAGAAACTGACATCGCACAAGTGGGTGGCGTCGAGGATGAGACCCAGTTCGTCCATCACCTTCAGAAGCTCGCGGCCCTTGGGTCCCAATCCTCCGCTGGCATCGGTGCCGTGGGCGTAGGTGCCCGGACCATAATGCGCCGGCCCCAGCGCACGAAGGCCGCTTGCAAACGCCTTTTCCAAATGTCGCGGCGTCACGAGGGAGTCGGCTCCCTCCAGACTAAGAATGTAGCCGATCGGCCAGGTTGTGCTGGAGGCATTGTTCCAGTCAGCGACATGGCGTTGCAGTCCAATCCGGTTCCGAATCTGAACCAATTCGCCGGCGGCCTCCATCGCTTGGTACCATGCCAGCTGCCCCTGGGTTTGCGCCCACGCCTGTTCCGGCGAATTCCAGCCTGGCAGCGGATTGCCCGGCTTGACGTAGCGTGCGATCTGGGTCGCCACACAAATGCCGATCCCGCCCCGGCGCATTTCAGGCAGGCAGACAGTATTGGCTCCCCGGCCCTGGCGATCATGAAGGCCGGCTTCGCGTTCGCGAATCCTGGCGATTGGACGCGTGAGATCCCGATTCCAGTCGAGAGCATTCATGCTCAGATCGAGGTGCGCGTCGAATATCAGCATGCTAAAACTCAAGCTTTCGGTCGCGTGCCGTGACTTTCCAGGTTTCCGAGGCTCGGCCGTCACGGATTACTGTCACGCTTGCATGGAGTGCCACGGTTGGGCAGATGTGTCGTGGGATCGCGTACAACACATCGCCAACGTGGAATGCCTCTGCGCGGCTGCTGCCAACAACCAGGTGCTCCTCATTGTGCGCGATGAATGTGGCATCGGGGATCTGGGGCAGATCGATTCTCGGCTGCGGCATCTCGGAGGCCACGGCCTTGTGACCCAGGTCCAGGCAGAGGCGGTCCCTGCCGGGCTTGCTGATGACGCGGGTCAGGAGAACCGCAGCGGGAACGAATGGAAGGTCGGGATAGGCGGCGGCACTTCCCGCATCCCAGAGCAGAGCGGTGCCCGGGCTGCATTCCACGGACTTGTCACTGGCGTGAATTGCCAGGGTGGGCGATCCACCGACAACGAAACGTGGGACCGGATGTCCCAGCACGGCCAGCGACTCGCGGAGTTTTTTTGCCGGTGCCAGGGCAGCCTGTGCCTGACTTGATCTCGCCTCCGGATTGCCGGCATCGATGTGTCCATCGTACACATGCAGGCCTCCGGCAGTCAGGCCGTCCGTGCCGGCTATTCGGCGGAAAAGTTCGATGGCCTCGGGGCCGGCGGGAATGCCCGTTCTGTGCATTCCGCAATCGATATCCACCAGGAGTTCAAGGTGTGACTCCTGGGCATGGACCGCGTGCGCAAGCGCGGCCAGCGCCGACAAGTCATCGACGATCGTGGAGAAATGCGTCCCTTGGAAATGACGCGTCAGCGCCAGCAGGCGGTGGATGTTCGGTCCCACCATCTGATACGCGACGAGCACTTTGCCTGCCCTCGCCCTCGCGAGCATCTCAGCCTCGGCAATCGTCGCGCACTTGAAGCTGTCAATTCCGAGCGCGCGCTGAAGCTGCACGATTTCGGGGAGCTTGTGCGTCTTGACGTGGGGGCAGAGTCGCTCGGGGCCGCCCACGATGGCGATCATCCGCCGGATGTTGGCCAGAATTCGTTCCGGAAACACGAGAAGGGATGGCGACGGAACTTCGCCGGCATTGCTCACGCTGAGCCAGGTGTGATCGGTCGGCGACATGCGTGCTGCATCCTGCTGCGCGGACATGCTTGTGGCGGCGGAGATCACGTCCGGGTCAATTGGATGCCGCGGACAGCTTGTTCCTCCGGTCTTCCCAAATCGTGATCAGAAGGGTGCTGACCAGGACCATGACACCGCCCATCAGACTCCACAGGCCCAGGCGTTCGTGAAGCCAGATTGCGGCGATAGGGACGCCGAATGCCGTGATGAGATAATTGGAAAGGGTGGCCTGAATGGCATCCAGCGCCTTGAGGGCCTTCAAGAACAGGACCATGGACAGGAAATTGTGGAAGAACGTGAGGAGGGCAAGGCCGGCCCATGTCCGGGCGGAGAAAGTTGGAATGCGAGAAAAAACATCACTCTCCTTCGCGAGGACCAGCGGAATCAGCAGGGCAAGCATCCCCACGTACGTGTAGAAACACATTCGCAGCGGAGAGTGAATTTCCAGGGCCTTCTTCCCGTAGGAATTGTAGAATGCGCTACCGAGCACACCGAGGAAGATGAGCAGGTTGCCACCCAGATTGGATGCGCCAAACTGGGCGTTGGACATGTCCTGTCGCGAGCACAGCAGGACACCGAAGATCGCCATGCCGAAACTGATCCACCTGACGGTTGACATGCGCTCGCGAAGGAAAACAAACGCCATGAAGGCCGTGCAAACGGGCAGCGCCAGCGTGATGAGCGCCGCGTTGCTGGCCAGGGTCCAGCGAGTGCCGATCGTGACCAGGACCTGTCCGGGGAATACTCCGGCAACGACCAGGAGTGCGTACAAAGCAACCAACGACCCCTTCGAACGCGTTTCCGTCACCGGCGCTGACTGCGTTTTTTCAGCACGGACAAACGGGATCAGGAAAAGCGTCGCGAAGAACATCGGAAGAAAAACCGTGCACCACGGCCCAACCTGATCCTCGACCAGTTTGATGCATGTGAACTGGAGCGCCCACATGATGTTGCAGGCGAGCAATAGCAGCCAGGAACGCATGAGAGGGTACTCCAGGACTTGGGCCAGACGTTTACGTCAACTGCCAACAGGAGCTGGATGCCGTGAGGTCGTCAATTCATGCAGCACCGCCTCGATTTCCTGAAGCGTGATGTCCGCATCCTCCATGGTATGGGCGGCGGAAAATGAGCACTGCTTCGTCGCCTGCGGAAAGAAAAAGATGCCGCGCTCGATCAATTTGCGCCTCATCCATTCATCGAGGGAAAAGTCATGGTGGGAGGCCAGATCATGCCAGTCCACGGGAAGGTGATCCATGAAGTAGATGCAAAATGCAGAACCCTGCCGTGCGA
This window encodes:
- a CDS encoding MFS transporter, with protein sequence MFTTLNLRALMVAAIATLALTGAILVGSRNLQNFDAALIAYLFGSVFAWFGLVYRYDVWLQRPPTRLYWKRGWQFFYTGRMLGHGWALVRRGFEDMAAQSFIRKRGLVRWAGHMLIAWGCVIAFAVTFPLTFGWIHFTLMPGTIDTYEAHVFGFTLFSFPLNTFIAANIFHVLNWSSVMIIAGLGMMMRRRLTDAGQIAIQTFEGDILPLILLAAIAVTGLGLTWDYEFMQGRAHQFMAITHAIVVILFLLWMPFGKFFHIFQRPAQLGVAIYRREGALGPQAVCPHTEEAFASQLHIDDLKSITGELGYNFTLENGSSHLQLSPQGKRAALAKAHLAARRSSGSLFG
- a CDS encoding D-TA family PLP-dependent enzyme codes for the protein MSPTDHTWLSVSNAGEVPSPSLLVFPERILANIRRMIAIVGGPERLCPHVKTHKLPEIVQLQRALGIDSFKCATIAEAEMLARARAGKVLVAYQMVGPNIHRLLALTRHFQGTHFSTIVDDLSALAALAHAVHAQESHLELLVDIDCGMHRTGIPAGPEAIELFRRIAGTDGLTAGGLHVYDGHIDAGNPEARSSQAQAALAPAKKLRESLAVLGHPVPRFVVGGSPTLAIHASDKSVECSPGTALLWDAGSAAAYPDLPFVPAAVLLTRVISKPGRDRLCLDLGHKAVASEMPQPRIDLPQIPDATFIAHNEEHLVVGSSRAEAFHVGDVLYAIPRHICPTVALHASVTVIRDGRASETWKVTARDRKLEF
- a CDS encoding molybdopterin oxidoreductase family protein — its product is MARLPASPEQLIAAFGPHKNYPPQQGFPGRDEPDRVVKTHCCFCGMQCGIKLLVKNNRVVGFDPWEEFPYNEGRLCPKGVQRYLQNNHPDRLLHPIERVEGTGFRRIDWDAAMDRTVSAIRRIQAEHGPHAFGMLSGVSLTNEKSYLVGKFARLALKTRNLDYNGRLCMVSAGAGNKKAFGLDRASNTYADLAHAEVIMICGTNVSETFPTLTHWIWQARDNGAKLIVVDPRQTPIARTADLHLPVRPGRDSALYGALLHQLVKHDWLDHDFIARHTTGFDATAAAVKDYDLAWAERETGIPARDIMKAAEMWGRAKTSFLLHARGIEHHTKGVENVLSCINLVLATGRIGRPYCGYGTITGQGNGQGGREHGHKCDQLPGNRDIENPEHRAHIARVWGVPEPEIPHKGLTAYEIIEAIHRGEIRGLITICFNPLVSLPNNNYVRAAFEKLEHYTAIDFFLNETARHADIVLAGSLHEEEDGTVTTAEGRVVRIRQAVTPPGEARTDTEILLELARRLGAGDKFAFQDSESIFTELRHASQGGTADYFGITYEKIEKTMGVFWPCPTLDHPGTPRLWEDRKFATPDGKAHFNPVSYRDPGETTDSEYPVILTTGRVVSQYLSGTQTRRIGRLVDQYPEPMLEIHPTMAAKYGIRDGDLVRVATRRGSAEFPAQIVETIRPDTVFVPYHWPGKKSANQLTSGELDPISKIPEFKVCAAQLHPLGKPAPQSERAAAFASA
- a CDS encoding 4Fe-4S binding protein; translation: MQNTQIKTDEEFFVDPQRCIGCRACEMACAECETNGQTSMIHVDYVDRAVSPQTSVQVCMHCEDPACARVCPADAITKDEFGIVHTANTARCISCANCVLACPFGVPKKMETTQIMMKCNMCYDRTSAGKRPMCATVCPSGALWFGKREKMSRMRPNSTPVNTFIFGAQTVRTKVNIMMPAGSIALRVD
- a CDS encoding metallophosphoesterase, which encodes MNGRIIAIGDIHGCHAEFAELLRRLSPTPKDQIILLGDLVNRGPDSLRVIDLARQYRALSLLGNHEMRLLEFRRTGNRDLLRETDADTLSKLRPEDWIYLEQMPLTHFVGEAQTVFVHGGFLPDSPWQSQPASVVTRIQVIDAAGKPRKRADCENCPAWADLWKGPPYVVYGHTPRPEIYPLKWSAGIDTACVLGGHLTAFVLPDRRFVQVKARRRYFG
- a CDS encoding Rieske (2Fe-2S) protein, which gives rise to MEEQANAPLKPRPAWETDFPHERVEATHVSRREFAKFLCLVSGGLCAGTAFVAVKDRLMPPHRIVGEHPVCRLADVPPGGTHGFTVPGSATPYILIHLESGEWRAFEQKCTHLACAVFYKPGTGKIECPCHNGWFDARTGEVIQGPPPRPLPQLAVLVRDDQIYVAELSGSSA
- a CDS encoding NarK/NasA family nitrate transporter translates to MSTYRRAQSQAHPNKTNTLFVGIIGVLILIVSLQVWLLTAVLNTALGGDLSIVWPAFYASLALFLGGAGLLRFMPQPLRLALVPEKAEPFANVGLAWRTLVISAVSLALAFAVWFMWSAIAIKLSSAGFAISPQQRFWLTAAPVLLGSLLRIPYGLIVSRFGSRNSYTVVTLLMLVPCIGTGMALRDPSTSFGTLLFWASLTGIAGANFATSMATVTLWFPRQLQGSALGINGLGNLGVTLAQFIIPAIVGAAVFGGLSGGPLTLALPNGASRTVWLSNAAFVWVPVILVCAAALWFGTKNYPQPAKSLASQLVVAKRKHTWILSTLYFLTFGAFVAMGASLPLIITEVFANAPGGPPNPFLYSPFAVLVATLTRPLGGWLADRWSAGSVTATSIAVMAVCGFSLSQFLEPDAFQGFFWTIMILCAAAGLGNGSIFKIIPSVMGAEAGAVIGFVSCLGALGGFFPPLILGWCMHHLGSPAWAYTTMAVFALACFALNWANYWRRTSPTRC
- a CDS encoding DMT family transporter; its protein translation is MRSWLLLLACNIMWALQFTCIKLVEDQVGPWCTVFLPMFFATLFLIPFVRAEKTQSAPVTETRSKGSLVALYALLVVAGVFPGQVLVTIGTRWTLASNAALITLALPVCTAFMAFVFLRERMSTVRWISFGMAIFGVLLCSRQDMSNAQFGASNLGGNLLIFLGVLGSAFYNSYGKKALEIHSPLRMCFYTYVGMLALLIPLVLAKESDVFSRIPTFSARTWAGLALLTFFHNFLSMVLFLKALKALDAIQATLSNYLITAFGVPIAAIWLHERLGLWSLMGGVMVLVSTLLITIWEDRRNKLSAASN
- a CDS encoding membrane dipeptidase: MLIFDAHLDLSMNALDWNRDLTRPIARIREREAGLHDRQGRGANTVCLPEMRRGGIGICVATQIARYVKPGNPLPGWNSPEQAWAQTQGQLAWYQAMEAAGELVQIRNRIGLQRHVADWNNASSTTWPIGYILSLEGADSLVTPRHLEKAFASGLRALGPAHYGPGTYAHGTDASGGLGPKGRELLKVMDELGLILDATHLCDVSFWEALDHFQGPIWASHQNCRQLVPHNRQFSDEQIKALIERGAVLGTCLDTWMMRPGWVLGKSTPEGAQVHLRHAIDHMDHVCQLAGNARHCGIGSDLDGEFGREQSPADLDTIADLQRLPALLRERGYSTADTEAIAHGNFLHFLEKAWSRS